Genomic DNA from Williamwhitmania sp.:
TGGCCTATGCGACCCCAATCACATGCGTATTCCATACGTGTTTACGCCCAATGGCGATGGAGCCAACGATAGGTGGGAAATCCCCGATTTTGTTTTCTTTACCGATGTCGATATAAGAGTCTATAACCGTTACGGCAAAGAGGTTTTTGCTCACAGCGGAGTTTACGATGCTGCCAGCGCTTGGGATGGTCGAGATTTGAACCACAGGGAGTTGCCCATGGACTCTTACCACTATATTATTAGAGTAACATCCGATGGGAAATCCTATTCCTTTAGGGGTAGCGTAACCATAATTCGATAGCCAAGGGGCTATACTAAAATAGTACTAACAGAAGTAATAGGCATGAAGGGTTTACTCAATTTACGGATAGCGATTCTCATACTGGGAGTGTTCCTTGCCGACCATGCTTTGGGTCAGCAGGAGCCACTCTATAGCCAGTATATGATGAATCCATTTCTGCTAAATCCTGCAGTAGCCGGTGCAGAGGGTTTTACTGCGTTTAACCTTACTGCCCGTCAGCAGTGGG
This window encodes:
- a CDS encoding gliding motility-associated C-terminal domain-containing protein — its product is GLCDPNHMRIPYVFTPNGDGANDRWEIPDFVFFTDVDIRVYNRYGKEVFAHSGVYDAASAWDGRDLNHRELPMDSYHYIIRVTSDGKSYSFRGSVTIIR